TGCACGTCAGAGCATTGCTAATTAGCAAGCATTTTTTAAGCTTCGTAGTAACACGATTCTATTCCTTCCTTTTCCATCTTTCCAGCTTGCATCAGTCACTAACCCCAAGGGGATAgtttcttccatttcatcACAAAAAGGCCGGCCAGCAAGTGAAACACAACGAGGACCTTAAGGGATACTTACGAACCGGGAAATTGTGATGCCGAGCTGTGGAAGGAAGTGATTCTTGCCTTAAAAGGATTACttaaaacgaaacgaatacCCGTTTCCTTTGTCGACGGGCGCGACCATTTGGGACGGTGTGAATTATTCCATCTCAGTTGTAGTGGAAGCGCGACGGGTGACGGACCCATCGTTTGAGCTCGATTGTGCGCTTGATTGAATGCAATTTGCTCCAGCGTGGTTTGGTCAATTTGTCTGATCGTCTGATCACATGTACAGCACACACGACAAACGCGACCATCCAAATTGTTAGCCAACCGGGTCAAACGGACACGGAATTTCAATTCATTCAGCATTCTTCCACCCAGTGACGAGGGCAGTGGTGGAACGCAAATTGGTCGTTTGTGCCAAaaagaaattgtttgaaaCAGATCTTCAGATCACAAAATCCCCCACAAAATACTTGGCGACAGTTTGCCTAAACCGCGAAAATAGAACACCCCAAGCAATGGCCACCAATACACTCGTGCTGCTCATAGCCATCGTCGCGACGCTGCGGTTTATCGAAGCGGCCAAAATACTGGCAATCTTCCCGGTGCCATTGAAGCAACATCAACTAGTCTACCGGCCGCTGATCGAAGAGCTCGCGAACCGAGGTCACGAGCTGGTGCTGGTAACAACGGATCCAATCGATGCGCCGGATCGCACCAATGTGACGCTTCAACGGATAGTGCAGATCGATCTAAGTTTCGCCTATCAGCTGCCGGTGCTGGAACGGCTTGGTCGGGACGGGCTGGATGGGCGTGACATGCTGCGCAACATATACGATGTAATGCGTACGATCTCGGCCGAAGAACTGCAGCATCCCGCCATGCAGAGCTTGATCAACTCGGCCAACCCAAGGACCTGCGATGGCGTGCAATGCAACCGCTTTGACGTGGTCATGGTGGAATGGTCCGGCGTAACGCTGATGAATGCATTTGCGGAACACTTCCGTGCGCCGCTGGTGGGCATCGCTAACGGGGGTGCGTTCATCAATGCGCACGAAGCACTCGGCAACCCGAACCATCCGATCGGCTATCCTAGCATTTTTATGCCCTTTAGCGAGGATCTGAGCCTGTTGCAGCGCATCTCGAGTGTACTGTTTACCGTGTGGTACAGGTAAGTTTAGCACTAGCTTTTCGGGATGACACCATTTTTCACTCTTCACAAACAGCTGATTACGACCGGGGCCTGTAGTCATTTGCCGCCGTGCAACGCTCCCTTGTTAGGGGTTTTGCCCAACAAACACCACAATTAACGACGTGTGTTGTATGAATTATTCAACCCTGACATGGTACAGCTGGAGCAATTATAATTGAGCAATTTTGCCGCCGGTTTACCACCATGCGACGGGTTGCCACCTCTCGGCCCGTCACACACATGCCTCGCCCGCAGGTCAAACCGGCTTCCAATGAGTAATGTGCTCGTGCACATACCGTGCACAAAAGTGCAAGTCAGTCGGAACGTGTGACCGCCATAACCGTGGAAAGTAAAAGTGATTAAGGGagtttgagaagaaaaaaaacaagcaatttTGCTGACGTTTCGCATAGGAGTTAGAATATTGaatggcaaaacaaatgcaGCGACTGTTTGTGTCTCATAGCTCATATCGCATTGCGTAAATTAACACTTGGTGAAGCATTCCATAGAGTTAGAACAAAGCAGAATGCATGCGTGAAGGAACTACAACAGCAGTTTGAGCATACGGCACACAATATCCGGTCGCAGTATCTAGGCTCATGCGCTTCACACTGTTCTAGAACGTTGCTAATGGTCAACCATTCTTGGAAACGCTGACCCAACCGAGCTGTGTTGAACCTGTGCTAGTTTTACTTATCGATCGACAGACAGGCCCGGTTTCTATGCGGTCCGATGAAATGCGAGTCATCAGGGCACGTTCAATGATCTTCAAATGCTTACACATTATATTGCCAGCTTCCTGCTAAGTAATCGAAACGATTACCTCTCTCGCCCGGCCTATTTGCTTCTGAAGCAGTGACGCAGGAAGCGGAACCATGTGCGAAACATTGTAGTTTGTTTTTCGTCGaacatttctattttaaaaacatttggaTTAAGTTTGTGGTGCTTAAAATAAAGTCCACTAAAACCTACAACCCATCCTTATCGCCCAGAAGACTCCTCGCGGCCTGATTGACCAGGAGAATGATGCGAGATTTTTTCACTAGACACATTTCAGCGTTCTTTACGCTATACGTGATAAAACTCGTAACTTCACGCTTGAGATATCTAATGCATTATCGAGGATATAACAGTTTTCGCGCACCATTGCTAGCAGCCGGGTTCGTGTGGCTGTTATCTGGGGTGGGTTTTGGTCGAAGTGACCGAGTGGCCctgatttttattttggttaaGGTTTGGACGATTAGATTGCATAACTCGTCAAATTACGCATCAGaagatttataaaaaaaaacaattacaacCCCCCTCAGTGACGTACTCGGATGTTGACGTTACTTATCAATCGGTAGCTGATACAccatgtttgtatgtttttgacCCAACCACAGCACATCTGTTATGCTATCGCACCAGGAGgtggttttttctttactgATAAGCTCTTTTATGGGCAAAACACATACAACACAGGCGCGTTAGACACATTTTAACCATATTGTTAACCCCAATGTTGTTTGCTTGCTTACAGATTCTACTACTACACCGAAGAGATTCCCGCCCAGAACCTGATCGCCCAAAGCAACTTCGGTGAGCAGATTTCCGATCTGCGCCAAATTGAGCAGAATGCCGATTTGCTGCTGATCAACGCGTATCAGCAACTCGGCAATGTGCGTCCAGTTGGGCCGACGACCGTCTACCTGGGCGGCATTCACCAAAATCGCCCGGCTGTCGGAGCCGAGCTACCGGAAGATCTGAACCTTTTCCTGTCCCAGTCGGACGAACCGGTTGTGTACGTCAATCTGGGCTCGTCGCTCGGTGGTGCTGCCGGTCGGGCCCGCATCGACAAGATTGCCAAGGCACTCGAACAGCTCGATTTGGCAAGCGTTTGGGCGCTGGACGACGTCATGGAAGTGGTCAACAGTACCGGGCGCACCTACCAATCGCACCGCGTACCTCAAGAGGCCGTTCTGGGTAAGTTtccccccctctctctctcgttttgttttcattgcaattgtttttgtgCCATCTGTTccactttttttaatttgatgcGCTTCATTAACCGATTTGCTCCCTCGCCACGAACGTAAAACTCGCGTGAAGGTTACTGGTCAGCTTCTGaagagcgaaacaaaaaagtttattATAATGCGAAAAGAATTTACGCAGTATAATCAACATTTCTGCGACATGTTAAAGGCTAGAGAAAGGGACCTTGAAAAAACACGCTGCTTTGCGGTCATTCTTCTTGCCGCAGCTCCTCATTGGCAAGATCTTTATAAATAAGACGAACTATCGCACCTTCTGCTTCAGATGGCAGTGTATGAGATGGTTTCAAAACACAACCACGAGACGGTTCACATGTCGTTTTCACCGCTGTGAATATTAATGACTTCCCGGTATCTATTACCGGCGGCGTGCAGCGGATGAACGCGGGACGTTCGCGAATGTTGAAGCATGAATCCGCACATGTAAGCAGTGAGGAATGTTTGaagcaaatcaaaacaaaaacaagattaGATAGCACTTAAAAACGGGGAATTGGTGGGGGCCCGGTATACTGTGTTTAGACAGGCCGAGTTAAGTCCCCCCCGCACATGCCATCACACTTTGCAACGAACTCAATCGCACAACCAAACCAATGCTGTCCCATTTGGGGGCTTGGCAGCCGGTTTCCCATTAGCCTGTTGTTTTGCAGTGGTTTTATGGTTCCGTCCCCATCGGCGGTGGTGCTgctggttgtgtttgtgtaagcGCGAGAGGGTTTTGTGCTGAAACGTAGTACAGCGCCAGTCACACTCGTACGCACGTGTTTCGTTGGCGGTTCATTGAGAAATGCAACCGACAAGTGACAAACAACAACGCGCTGTATCTCGAGCTGGTGGATAAGGGTTGGCAATTACAGTGGCATAtgcacagcaaaacaacacgcatcatcaacaacaaggCGCGCTTGAACGCAACGATGAGGGGCAAAAATATTTGCATACGATGCGCTTGTTAAAGGAAGAGATTTTTCAactcttttgttgttgtttacaaTCCTTTATCAAATGAACCTTTGAACGCAAGCATATTAGGAATTAACTTTCATTATAATAATGTGCTGCTACTAATGTGGAGTGACCTGAGTAGTGTATTTGATAGTGGTACCGCCGGTCTTACCACGACAGGACTGGTCCGAAATCCCACCCGGACCTCCGCATGGCAGGACTTGACTgtccagctacgggtaaataaaaaaagccatAAATAACTGAAGAAGAGATAATGTTACCCGATGGCTATATAGAAATTATATGTTTATCATAATAATGTAATTTAAACGATcaagcccgggataaggctcaTAACTAAGAGGAAATGCACAGCGCTGTTTAATTTCGACATATTCTGTCGACCATACGGCCTTTGGCCGTCATAAtcgattatttaaaaaataatattaataatgttATTGATTTACAATAATACATTTCTTATATTGCTTACTTTACAGCACATCCTAAAGTGAAAGCGTTCCTCACGGATGGCGGCCAGATAAATGTAGAGGATGCCATTCAACTAAAAGTGCCTGTCGTTGGCATTAGCTACTCCACCTCGTATGACCATTATCTGCGCCAAATAGTCAAATATGAAGCGGGCATCATCTCACTCATCGATTACGAGGCACAGACTTTTGTGGACAAGCTGCGcgatgttctaacaaacagcaggtaattttccatccatttaATCGCAGCGTGAATGTAATACAACgaattttacgattttttgCAATCATTTTAGGTATCAAGAAAATGTCAACAAGTTGCACACACTGCTCAACGACCAGCCACAAACGTCGATAGAGCGTGCCGTTTGGTGGATCGAATATGTGGCACGCAACGGTGGAACCAAATCGCTACACGTGCGCCATCTATCGTGGTTTGAGTATCTCATGCTGGACGTACTGTTCGTGGTGGGTGTCTTGGCTACACTCGTGTGCTCGTTGATTGCATACGGCATTTTTCGAGCAGTTCGTTACTCGAAAAGCTTACCGATGGAGATGGTGACGCGCGGTAGTCGCAAATGCAAGCTGATGTAGTAATTTAGTCACTGTTGCTTTAGGTTGCACAATAGCAATGATATTTTGCTATGCAAAAACTTCAACAATAGTGTTTTGTTACATTTGAAACCTCTCGCAATCCCGCGAGAGAAGACTTTGATAGAATTAGTTTATGAGAATTTGCAATTGTTGATGCCGAAGATTATATGACACAGTACCGTATGTCAGCTCATCGTAAAAAAGAACCATTTGAAGATTGTTTATCTCTTTACATCGATAAGATCGAAATGCCTCacataaacaatttaaaagtcTGAAACGGTTT
The Anopheles moucheti chromosome 2, idAnoMoucSN_F20_07, whole genome shotgun sequence genome window above contains:
- the LOC128299756 gene encoding UDP-glucosyltransferase 2-like; this encodes MATNTLVLLIAIVATLRFIEAAKILAIFPVPLKQHQLVYRPLIEELANRGHELVLVTTDPIDAPDRTNVTLQRIVQIDLSFAYQLPVLERLGRDGLDGRDMLRNIYDVMRTISAEELQHPAMQSLINSANPRTCDGVQCNRFDVVMVEWSGVTLMNAFAEHFRAPLVGIANGGAFINAHEALGNPNHPIGYPSIFMPFSEDLSLLQRISSVLFTVWYRFYYYTEEIPAQNLIAQSNFGEQISDLRQIEQNADLLLINAYQQLGNVRPVGPTTVYLGGIHQNRPAVGAELPEDLNLFLSQSDEPVVYVNLGSSLGGAAGRARIDKIAKALEQLDLASVWALDDVMEVVNSTGRTYQSHRVPQEAVLAHPKVKAFLTDGGQINVEDAIQLKVPVVGISYSTSYDHYLRQIVKYEAGIISLIDYEAQTFVDKLRDVLTNSRYQENVNKLHTLLNDQPQTSIERAVWWIEYVARNGGTKSLHVRHLSWFEYLMLDVLFVVGVLATLVCSLIAYGIFRAVRYSKSLPMEMVTRGSRKCKLM